A single Pseudodesulfovibrio aespoeensis Aspo-2 DNA region contains:
- a CDS encoding substrate-binding periplasmic protein, protein MPMSFRLMLGLFLCLCLTLAPVADIGAGDGGQVRLLVCHLEFPPYYFTNSLGEPDGFLLRKTDAVLRAAGIEPVYQSMPAKRILELLHSKDPVCSIGWFKTPHRESFAKFSKPIYRNQPLCALALKENVFKLEGRDSLAQILADETIVLGVLEGYSLGADVDDLIARARPGMKRVNGDYPQLVRMLAMERFTCILVAPEEVESLLQMTRLDRDLFTCKGLVDVPTGNARHLMYSMGVPDRIVARIDELLAAMDENQ, encoded by the coding sequence ATGCCGATGTCCTTCCGCCTGATGCTGGGTCTGTTTTTGTGTCTGTGCCTGACGCTTGCGCCAGTGGCAGACATCGGCGCAGGCGACGGCGGGCAGGTCAGGCTTCTGGTCTGCCATCTGGAGTTTCCGCCCTATTATTTCACCAACAGCCTCGGTGAGCCGGACGGTTTCCTGCTGCGCAAGACCGATGCCGTCCTGCGCGCGGCAGGCATTGAGCCGGTCTACCAATCCATGCCCGCCAAACGGATACTGGAGCTCCTCCACTCCAAGGATCCGGTCTGCTCCATCGGCTGGTTCAAGACCCCGCATCGTGAGTCTTTTGCCAAGTTTTCCAAGCCTATATACAGAAATCAGCCGTTGTGTGCGCTCGCGCTCAAGGAGAACGTGTTCAAGCTGGAGGGCAGGGATTCCCTGGCTCAGATCCTGGCCGACGAAACCATTGTTTTGGGCGTGCTGGAGGGGTACTCACTGGGCGCGGACGTGGACGATCTCATCGCCAGGGCCAGGCCGGGCATGAAGCGGGTCAATGGCGATTATCCCCAACTGGTGCGCATGCTGGCCATGGAGCGTTTCACCTGCATCCTCGTGGCCCCCGAGGAGGTGGAGTCCCTGCTCCAGATGACCCGACTGGACAGAGATCTCTTCACATGCAAGGGGCTGGTCGATGTTCCGACTGGCAACGCCCGCCACCTGATGTACAGCATGGGCGTGCCCGACCGGATTGTCGCCCGCATTGACGAATTGCTTGCCGCGATGGACGAAAATCAGTGA
- a CDS encoding tetratricopeptide repeat protein gives MRRTGARELRVSLPASVWDAEPKPGSKDFPGKLVKSIAVDGDTVVITTQTDAIGFIRLPTPGKAEFVLQVFRDPIGARWKPNGSKPAAAAVPAPAAPTASLPAPAAIPQAAQPRGPEASETETDLPPESADGGDRKPFFAVPYTVRTEVAPPGDGGAQPGGEQALPQAVEAQPAAAVSDPQAQGAAALPQPAPPPQDGQYPASSELRFRAVNKTAEEVKFAELAGPQAGGAEVVEAVPVSVGDGSAVGGSVAPPPMDGQGPPVDVPVQDGEALPVPPSDGQVGGSVAPPSVVQGAPPPRLSPEEAAQVPPMVQVEPTPQADPVPAEVPPFEQPETGQNGTGQNGTGQDGVEDPLDPAVVAKAKEQELADKVYEAQSLMFNGKLDEALPLFEDILRMPEVPLHIREETLYAVADIKKQKYGNDLAGNFRDISQAFIEAMNINLRSNRVPSALLNLGLLNLQVNNFPEAKAYFKVLQDNYPDDDNIPSISYYWGEYYYKMGDYLKAADQFQYLIQTYPEHQLVKEAAYYLADSLNRTGFVEQAYQIVDYIDKRWPDYYMENAEFLRLAGGVEMALDKLQEAKNHYFTYYNLNPDSEGADVVLARIGDIYVRQGEKGAAKQIYERAVLDYPDKEGGLIARMRLAEEGIYDDPTMGDMVSVFDRPYNLRPEMIYQEIVERYPDSPLAPIAQLKLAMWHAFNKQYPEALGAAQDLIEKYPDSPLVRTARTLGDSVFALAVPGMVAEERFGRVVRYWETYDFIGKEDTKVDDAIITQVALSYWKVGKPEKALELIKPYLGKTQIPGVSDEALGLAVNIYLDQLAWKEIADLVAMARANWTLPPERLRQFEYAQAMSLQNLGNADKALAMWADLAKDVKVDPAFRAYAMYYMAKSAMDQQDLRRVFVYAQEALSLLLQTKGDPEKIKDAVLMSIYATERSGRYEEALKWAREYDRYIDVDNPEWASTRFKLARIYRKAGAIEEWKQLLGDIIEKKPDSLQAQLAKSALDTYDLEQKAQQYAPAPQ, from the coding sequence GTGCGCCGGACCGGTGCTCGTGAGCTGCGCGTTTCCCTGCCAGCGTCCGTTTGGGACGCCGAGCCCAAGCCAGGGAGCAAGGATTTTCCCGGCAAGCTGGTCAAATCCATCGCCGTGGACGGCGATACCGTTGTGATCACCACCCAGACAGACGCCATCGGCTTCATCAGGCTGCCCACGCCGGGCAAGGCCGAGTTTGTCCTGCAAGTTTTTCGTGATCCCATCGGGGCGCGCTGGAAACCGAACGGGAGCAAACCCGCTGCGGCTGCGGTCCCTGCGCCTGCCGCGCCCACGGCTTCGCTGCCAGCGCCAGCGGCAATTCCGCAGGCGGCCCAGCCAAGAGGTCCGGAAGCATCCGAAACCGAAACCGACCTGCCGCCCGAATCGGCAGATGGTGGCGACCGCAAGCCGTTTTTCGCTGTTCCCTATACCGTTCGTACCGAAGTGGCCCCGCCCGGAGACGGAGGCGCCCAGCCAGGGGGTGAACAGGCCCTGCCCCAGGCGGTCGAGGCCCAGCCCGCGGCTGCCGTGTCCGATCCCCAGGCGCAGGGCGCGGCGGCTTTGCCACAGCCTGCGCCCCCCCCCCAGGATGGCCAGTACCCGGCATCGAGCGAGCTGCGTTTCAGGGCGGTCAACAAGACCGCTGAAGAGGTCAAGTTTGCCGAACTGGCCGGCCCCCAGGCCGGCGGGGCTGAGGTGGTGGAGGCTGTTCCCGTGTCTGTTGGCGACGGTTCGGCTGTGGGCGGGAGCGTTGCCCCGCCGCCCATGGATGGGCAAGGCCCACCGGTTGATGTCCCTGTTCAGGACGGGGAGGCTTTGCCTGTTCCGCCGTCCGACGGGCAGGTGGGCGGGAGCGTGGCTCCGCCTTCGGTGGTCCAGGGCGCGCCGCCGCCCAGGCTGAGCCCGGAGGAGGCGGCCCAGGTCCCGCCGATGGTCCAGGTCGAGCCGACTCCCCAGGCCGACCCCGTCCCTGCGGAAGTGCCGCCCTTTGAGCAACCCGAAACCGGCCAGAACGGGACCGGGCAGAACGGGACCGGGCAGGATGGGGTCGAAGATCCCCTTGATCCCGCCGTGGTTGCCAAGGCCAAGGAGCAGGAGCTGGCCGACAAGGTCTACGAGGCTCAGTCCCTGATGTTCAACGGCAAGCTGGACGAGGCCCTGCCGCTGTTCGAGGACATCCTCAGGATGCCCGAAGTGCCTCTTCACATCCGGGAGGAAACCCTCTACGCGGTGGCGGACATCAAGAAGCAGAAGTACGGCAACGATCTGGCCGGGAACTTCCGCGATATTTCCCAGGCGTTCATTGAGGCCATGAACATCAACCTGCGCTCCAACCGTGTGCCCAGCGCGCTGCTCAATCTCGGCCTGCTCAACCTCCAGGTGAACAACTTCCCGGAGGCCAAGGCGTATTTCAAGGTGCTCCAGGACAACTATCCTGACGACGATAACATCCCGTCCATCAGCTACTACTGGGGCGAATACTATTACAAGATGGGCGACTACCTGAAGGCAGCCGACCAGTTCCAGTATCTCATTCAGACCTATCCGGAGCACCAACTGGTCAAGGAGGCGGCCTACTATCTGGCCGACTCCCTGAACCGGACCGGGTTTGTGGAGCAGGCGTATCAGATCGTGGACTACATCGACAAGCGGTGGCCCGACTACTATATGGAAAATGCCGAGTTCCTGCGTCTGGCCGGCGGGGTGGAGATGGCCCTCGACAAGCTGCAGGAGGCCAAGAACCACTATTTCACCTACTACAACCTCAATCCGGACAGCGAGGGCGCGGACGTGGTCCTGGCCCGGATCGGCGACATCTACGTCCGCCAGGGGGAGAAGGGTGCGGCCAAGCAGATATACGAGCGGGCGGTGCTGGACTACCCGGACAAGGAGGGCGGCCTCATCGCCAGGATGCGGCTGGCCGAGGAGGGCATCTACGACGACCCGACCATGGGCGACATGGTCAGCGTCTTTGACCGCCCCTACAACCTGCGCCCGGAAATGATCTATCAGGAGATTGTCGAGCGGTATCCGGACAGCCCGCTGGCCCCCATCGCCCAGCTCAAGCTGGCCATGTGGCACGCCTTCAACAAGCAGTATCCCGAAGCCCTGGGCGCGGCCCAGGACCTCATCGAGAAGTATCCCGACAGTCCGCTGGTGCGCACGGCCCGGACCCTGGGCGACTCGGTCTTTGCCCTTGCCGTGCCCGGCATGGTGGCCGAGGAGCGCTTTGGCCGGGTCGTCCGCTACTGGGAGACCTACGACTTCATCGGCAAGGAAGACACCAAGGTTGACGATGCCATCATTACCCAGGTGGCGCTGAGCTACTGGAAGGTGGGCAAGCCGGAAAAGGCGCTGGAACTCATCAAGCCGTACCTCGGAAAGACCCAGATCCCCGGCGTCTCGGACGAGGCCCTGGGGTTGGCCGTGAACATCTACCTCGACCAATTGGCGTGGAAGGAGATCGCGGATCTGGTGGCCATGGCCAGGGCCAACTGGACCCTGCCGCCCGAGCGGCTGCGCCAGTTCGAATACGCCCAGGCCATGTCGCTGCAGAATCTCGGCAATGCCGACAAGGCGCTGGCCATGTGGGCCGATCTGGCCAAGGACGTGAAGGTGGACCCCGCCTTCCGGGCCTATGCCATGTACTACATGGCCAAGTCGGCCATGGACCAGCAGGACCTGCGCCGGGTGTTTGTCTACGCTCAGGAGGCGTTGTCCCTGCTCCTGCAGACCAAGGGCGACCCGGAGAAGATCAAGGACGCGGTGCTCATGTCCATCTACG
- a CDS encoding sigma-54 interaction domain-containing protein has translation MALNLDGIIGGSPVLAEVFRVLAKVAPTDSTVLVTGESGTGKELLVRALHRNSPRRDNAFVPINCGAIPRELLESELFGHEKGAFTHAIRTRPGRFELADGGTIFLDEIGEMDLSLQVKILRALQEKEIERVGGICIKKVDVRVVAATNRDLEVEVKAGRFREDLFYRLNVIPLHLPPLRERGSDVLMLADHFLSCHCRTKSRKPLTLSERAREMLLTYSWPGNVRELENFMERLAILCDSVEAMPEDLPEKIFHDIGEKPLRREADVVPPRPAGFVWPTLKDMEDKGLKLKDFLETIEGRLLEEALEQSDGVKNKAAEMVGIKRTTLIEKLKKRELL, from the coding sequence ATGGCGCTCAACCTGGACGGCATCATCGGGGGCAGCCCGGTCCTGGCCGAAGTCTTCAGAGTTCTCGCAAAGGTCGCGCCCACAGACAGCACCGTGCTCGTGACCGGCGAATCCGGGACAGGCAAGGAACTGCTGGTGCGCGCTTTGCACCGCAACAGCCCCCGGCGCGACAACGCCTTTGTCCCCATCAACTGCGGGGCCATCCCGAGGGAACTGCTGGAATCCGAGCTTTTCGGCCACGAGAAGGGTGCCTTCACCCACGCCATCCGCACCCGTCCGGGCCGGTTCGAGCTGGCAGACGGCGGCACCATCTTCCTCGACGAGATCGGCGAGATGGACCTGAGTCTCCAGGTCAAGATCCTGCGCGCCCTGCAGGAGAAAGAGATTGAGCGCGTGGGCGGCATCTGCATCAAGAAGGTCGATGTCCGCGTGGTGGCCGCCACCAACCGCGATCTGGAGGTTGAGGTCAAGGCCGGGCGGTTCCGCGAGGATCTGTTCTACCGGCTCAACGTCATCCCCCTGCATCTGCCCCCCCTGCGCGAGCGCGGCAGCGACGTTCTCATGCTGGCCGATCATTTTCTCTCCTGCCACTGCCGGACCAAGAGCCGCAAGCCCCTGACCCTCTCGGAGCGGGCCAGGGAGATGCTGTTGACCTATTCCTGGCCGGGCAATGTCCGCGAGCTTGAGAATTTCATGGAGCGGCTGGCCATCCTGTGCGACAGCGTCGAGGCGATGCCCGAAGATCTGCCCGAGAAGATATTCCACGACATAGGCGAGAAACCGCTGCGCCGGGAGGCCGATGTCGTGCCGCCGCGTCCGGCCGGGTTTGTCTGGCCCACCCTCAAGGACATGGAGGACAAGGGGCTCAAGCTCAAGGATTTCCTGGAGACCATCGAGGGGCGGCTCTTGGAAGAGGCGCTGGAGCAGTCCGACGGGGTCAAGAACAAGGCTGCGGAAATGGTCGGCATCAAGCGGACCACCCTTATCGAGAAGCTGAAGAAGCGCGAGTTGCTGTAA